One genomic region from Candidatus Endomicrobiellum trichonymphae encodes:
- a CDS encoding DNA adenine methylase: MLKLFNFLQNLSKGYPSFVKYNPPPRLTHSTLFKTFSYFASIYGAFLKSIKQSLKDIVLEPAFFEVNNNRHKVYNKDSNKLIKEISGDILYLDPPYNTRQFRYIFLSYNNEGLMNIKEIKVISETKISKV, translated from the coding sequence TTGCTAAAGCTTTTTAATTTTTTACAGAATTTATCCAAAGGATACCCGTCTTTTGTAAAATACAATCCGCCGCCAAGGCTAACCCATTCGACTTTATTTAAAACTTTCTCATATTTTGCATCTATATATGGAGCATTTCTCAAGAGTATAAAGCAATCATTAAAGGATATTGTCTTGGAACCTGCTTTTTTTGAAGTAAACAACAATAGGCATAAAGTTTATAATAAAGATAGCAATAAATTAATTAAAGAAATTTCTGGAGATATATTGTATTTAGATCCTCCTTATAATACAAGGCAGTTCAGATATATTTTTTTAAGTTATAATAACGAAGGGTTGATGAATATAAAAGAAATTAAAGTGATTAGTGAAACAAAAATATCAAAGGTTTAA
- a CDS encoding DNA adenine methylase — MNYIGSKYKLLSFIKETVYSIVGHNLSNMIFCDLFAGTGVVLKTI, encoded by the coding sequence ATGAACTATATCGGATCAAAATACAAATTATTATCTTTTATAAAAGAAACGGTGTATTCTATTGTCGGACATAATCTGTCAAATATGATATTCTGCGATTTATTTGCGGGTACAGGTGTTGTCCTGAAGACTATTTAA
- a CDS encoding YunC family protein produces the protein MQLKEFIVKRKKYYGFECELFSGSNLVFIKGNNGFIMCGYLNLETAERMRNIAAVVTGVKTVDGMLKKNIVSSTTHAQKVGIKPGMSVLEVLERIF, from the coding sequence ATGCAATTAAAAGAGTTCATTGTAAAAAGAAAAAAGTATTATGGTTTTGAGTGTGAATTATTCAGCGGCAGCAATTTGGTTTTTATAAAAGGAAATAACGGTTTTATAATGTGCGGATATTTGAACCTTGAAACTGCTGAAAGAATGAGAAATATTGCGGCTGTCGTCACCGGTGTAAAAACTGTTGACGGTATGTTGAAAAAAAATATTGTAAGTTCTACTACGCATGCGCAGAAAGTCGGAATAAAGCCCGGAATGTCAGTTTTGGAAGTGCTTGAGAGAATTTTTTAA
- a CDS encoding glycosyltransferase family 39 protein codes for MNYKFWFWVVNIVSTVLRFLVTSKIDITIDEVYRHLNLFYFDHSPITAYLTKASILIFGNNELAVRFPTALIFFFICWIFFICTKKLYNERTAFTGVLLLNILPAFSLWGFAITLLNSLFAFFWISTLLVFIILIETDNKNYWYLLGIITGFTMLSGYNNALISFSVFTPLILLPSHRYWFKRKEPYLALIISALIFLPVTIWNIGNNSLSHSTGILPPKFSLTLLETSLAVQACYYISPFLFLIFIAAALLCVKEVYQKKDRAAIIIACFSFPAFFTIKGIAVFNEILPHWTTATGYLVLSIYAVHLTLKFWHIKWFRVYSYAAWGFALFTLITVSMHTYPTEKFLPTNQRHVISEPEKIYIKNEFHNWGNTVRIMNLKEKPFIFMYKSYPASKFVSSDNNDAYGIQQKYLNSHTADVLKPEKDLRQKLIEFDHSVFKFINSNLKSKFLDFYISLISYCDSTYFNLSFFVILIISIGILWNNKKERFWTALIFLASVVAIGAVITFFLKYYFERPRPLKVLGDKNVNTFFEKLYFNAFPSGHAQIAFSICTFMFIVVKKYWYWYLILALGVSFERIYAGSHFPFDVLAGAIIGIIFSYATVALFRQYFKI; via the coding sequence ATGAATTACAAATTTTGGTTCTGGGTTGTAAATATCGTTTCAACAGTCTTAAGATTCCTTGTAACAAGCAAAATTGATATTACAATAGACGAAGTTTATCGACATTTAAATCTTTTTTATTTTGACCATTCGCCGATTACAGCATATTTGACTAAAGCATCAATACTCATTTTCGGAAACAATGAACTTGCAGTAAGATTTCCTACAGCTTTAATTTTCTTTTTTATATGCTGGATTTTCTTTATATGCACAAAAAAACTTTACAATGAAAGAACAGCTTTTACAGGAGTGTTATTGCTGAATATTCTGCCCGCTTTTTCGCTTTGGGGATTCGCCATTACTCTGCTGAATTCTCTTTTTGCCTTCTTTTGGATATCGACATTACTTGTCTTTATCATATTAATTGAAACCGACAATAAAAACTACTGGTACTTACTCGGCATTATAACAGGTTTTACAATGCTTTCAGGATATAATAACGCACTAATATCTTTTTCAGTCTTTACACCCCTCATTCTTTTGCCGTCGCACAGGTATTGGTTTAAAAGAAAAGAGCCGTATTTAGCACTTATTATATCCGCATTAATATTTTTGCCAGTAACAATATGGAATATTGGAAACAACAGTTTAAGCCACAGCACCGGTATCTTACCGCCAAAATTCTCTCTCACTCTTTTAGAAACATCACTCGCTGTGCAGGCATGCTACTATATATCCCCGTTTCTGTTTTTAATTTTTATTGCCGCTGCGCTTTTATGCGTAAAAGAAGTTTATCAAAAAAAAGACCGTGCCGCTATCATTATTGCATGTTTTTCATTCCCCGCTTTTTTCACGATAAAAGGAATTGCCGTTTTTAACGAAATATTGCCGCACTGGACTACTGCAACAGGCTATTTGGTTTTGTCAATTTACGCAGTTCATTTAACATTAAAATTCTGGCATATAAAATGGTTCAGAGTATACTCTTATGCGGCATGGGGATTTGCACTGTTTACACTTATCACAGTTTCGATGCATACATATCCGACAGAAAAATTTTTGCCCACTAATCAAAGACATGTTATTTCTGAACCTGAAAAAATCTATATAAAAAATGAATTTCACAATTGGGGAAATACAGTAAGAATAATGAACCTAAAAGAAAAACCTTTTATATTTATGTATAAAAGTTATCCTGCAAGCAAATTTGTATCTAGCGATAATAACGATGCTTACGGCATACAGCAGAAATACTTAAATTCTCATACTGCAGATGTCTTAAAACCAGAGAAAGATTTGCGGCAAAAACTTATAGAATTTGATCACAGTGTTTTTAAATTCATAAACTCCAATTTAAAATCCAAATTTTTAGACTTTTACATATCACTGATATCTTATTGCGATTCCACGTATTTTAATTTGAGTTTTTTTGTGATACTAATAATATCCATAGGAATACTCTGGAACAATAAGAAAGAGCGTTTTTGGACTGCCCTGATCTTCTTAGCAAGCGTAGTGGCAATAGGAGCTGTCATAACGTTTTTCTTAAAATATTATTTTGAAAGACCGCGTCCTTTAAAAGTATTAGGGGACAAAAATGTAAACACATTCTTTGAAAAACTATACTTCAATGCCTTTCCGTCAGGACATGCGCAAATTGCGTTTTCTATATGTACTTTTATGTTTATAGTAGTAAAAAAATATTGGTATTGGTACCTGATTCTAGCTTTAGGAGTAAGTTTCGAGAGAATATATGCAGGATCTCATTTCCCTTTTGACGTTTTGGCAGGAGCAATAATAGGAATAATTTTCTCTTATGCAACGGTCGCTTTGTTCAGGCAATATTTTAAAATATAA